A region of Geobacillus sp. 46C-IIa DNA encodes the following proteins:
- the adh gene encoding aldehyde dehydrogenase, with amino-acid sequence MIYAQPGQSGALVTFKKRYENFIGGKWVPPMDGEYFENITPITGQPYCEVPRSKAADIELALDAAHAAKEEWGRTSPAKRARLLNKIADRMEENLERLAVAETWENGKPIRETLAADIPLAIDHFRYFASCIRAQEGTISEIDHDTVAYHFKEPLGVVGQIIPWNFPILMAAWKLAPALAAGNCVVLKPAEQTPTSILVLIELIEDLLPPGVVNVVNGFGLEAGKPLASNPRVAKVAFTGETTTGRLIMQYASQNIVPVTLELGGKSPNIFFPDVMDKDDEFLDKALEGLTMFALNQGEVCTCPSRALIHESIYDAFMERALERVKQIKQGNPLDTETMIGAQASSEQLEKILSYIDIGKQEGAALLIGGERNMLEGELAGGYYVKPTIFKGHNKMRIFQEEIFGPVLAVTTFKDNDEALAIANETLYGLGAGVWTRDINTAYRFGRGIQAGRVWTNCYHVYPAHAAFGGYKMSGIGRETHKMMLDHYQQTKNLLVSYSPKKLGLF; translated from the coding sequence ATGATTTACGCACAACCAGGCCAGTCGGGGGCGCTTGTCACGTTCAAAAAGCGCTACGAAAACTTTATTGGCGGCAAATGGGTGCCGCCGATGGACGGCGAGTATTTTGAAAACATCACGCCGATCACCGGGCAGCCGTATTGCGAAGTGCCGCGCTCGAAAGCCGCCGATATCGAACTGGCGCTTGACGCCGCCCATGCGGCAAAAGAGGAATGGGGACGCACGTCACCCGCCAAGCGCGCCCGCCTGTTGAACAAAATCGCCGATCGGATGGAAGAAAACTTGGAACGGCTCGCGGTCGCGGAAACGTGGGAAAACGGCAAGCCAATCCGCGAGACGCTCGCGGCTGACATTCCGCTTGCCATCGACCATTTCCGCTATTTTGCCAGCTGCATTCGCGCCCAAGAAGGGACCATTTCGGAAATCGATCACGACACGGTCGCCTATCACTTCAAAGAACCGCTCGGCGTCGTCGGGCAAATCATCCCGTGGAACTTCCCGATTTTAATGGCGGCCTGGAAGCTCGCGCCAGCGCTTGCGGCCGGCAACTGCGTTGTCTTAAAACCGGCGGAGCAAACGCCGACGTCAATTCTCGTCCTCATCGAACTCATCGAAGATTTGCTTCCACCTGGCGTCGTCAACGTTGTGAACGGGTTTGGCTTGGAAGCCGGCAAACCGCTCGCTTCAAATCCGCGCGTGGCGAAAGTGGCGTTCACCGGCGAAACGACGACCGGACGGCTCATCATGCAATACGCCTCGCAAAACATCGTTCCGGTTACGCTTGAGCTTGGCGGCAAGTCACCGAACATTTTCTTCCCTGATGTGATGGACAAAGATGACGAGTTTCTCGATAAAGCGCTCGAAGGGTTGACGATGTTCGCCTTAAACCAAGGCGAAGTCTGCACATGCCCGTCGCGCGCCCTCATCCACGAATCGATTTACGATGCGTTTATGGAACGGGCGCTTGAACGCGTCAAACAAATTAAACAAGGCAACCCGCTTGACACGGAAACGATGATCGGCGCCCAAGCGTCGTCGGAGCAGCTTGAGAAAATTTTATCATACATCGACATCGGCAAACAGGAAGGCGCCGCGCTTTTGATCGGCGGTGAGCGGAACATGCTTGAAGGCGAGCTCGCCGGCGGGTATTACGTCAAGCCGACGATTTTCAAAGGACATAACAAAATGCGCATTTTCCAAGAAGAAATTTTCGGGCCGGTGTTGGCCGTCACGACGTTCAAAGACAACGATGAAGCGCTCGCCATCGCCAATGAGACGCTGTATGGCCTTGGCGCCGGCGTCTGGACGCGCGACATCAACACGGCGTACCGGTTCGGCCGCGGCATTCAAGCCGGCCGCGTGTGGACGAACTGCTACCACGTCTACCCGGCTCACGCAGCATTCGGCGGCTACAAAATGTCCGGCATCGGCCGCGAAACGCACAAAATGATGCTCGACCATTACCAACAAACGAAAAACTTGCTCGTCAGCTATTCGCCGAAAAAACTCGGCTTGTTCTAA
- a CDS encoding DUF779 domain-containing protein: protein MGDEPKVIATEAALALIEKLKAKYGPLMFHQSGGCCDGSSPMCYPLGELIVGDSDVLLGEIGGCPFYIAKAQYEYWKHTQLIIDVVPGRGGMFSLEGPEGVRFLTRSRVFGQSAGTEEA, encoded by the coding sequence ATGGGCGATGAACCGAAAGTAATCGCCACCGAAGCGGCGTTGGCATTAATCGAAAAGCTAAAAGCAAAGTACGGCCCGCTCATGTTCCATCAATCGGGCGGGTGCTGCGACGGCAGCTCGCCGATGTGCTATCCGCTCGGCGAGCTGATTGTCGGCGATTCTGACGTCCTGCTTGGCGAAATCGGCGGCTGCCCGTTTTACATCGCCAAGGCGCAATACGAATATTGGAAGCACACGCAACTGATCATCGACGTCGTTCCCGGGCGCGGCGGCATGTTTTCGCTCGAAGGTCCGGAAGGCGTCCGCTTTCTCACCCGCTCGCGCGTCTTCGGACAGAGCGCCGGGACGGAAGAAGCATAG